One genomic region from Bradyrhizobium icense encodes:
- a CDS encoding SDR family oxidoreductase yields the protein MGRFEGKVAVVTGAGAGIGKACALAIAREGGRVVVADIDGSAAIACTAQIAAEAGHALALAIDIADAQAVAALFETAERHFGGVDLLVNNASAMHLTPRDRAILDLDLAVWDQTMATNLRGTLLCCRQAIPRMIARGGGAIVNMSSCQGLSGDTAQTSYAASKAAMNMLSASLATQYGHAQIRCNAVAPGLIMTERLLAKLDECMQRHLRRHQLLPRVGRPEDVAALVAFLLSDDAAFITGQVVCIDGGMLAHVPTYADGGNSRAARPAGETAEAAASPRC from the coding sequence ATGGGACGGTTTGAAGGCAAGGTGGCCGTGGTGACTGGCGCCGGCGCCGGCATCGGCAAGGCATGCGCCCTCGCCATCGCGCGCGAGGGCGGCAGAGTGGTGGTGGCCGACATTGATGGCTCGGCGGCCATCGCCTGCACCGCGCAGATCGCGGCCGAAGCGGGCCACGCGCTGGCCCTGGCCATCGACATCGCCGATGCGCAGGCGGTGGCAGCGCTGTTCGAGACGGCGGAGCGGCACTTCGGTGGGGTCGACCTGCTGGTGAACAACGCGAGCGCAATGCATCTGACTCCGCGCGACCGCGCGATCCTCGACCTGGACCTGGCGGTCTGGGATCAGACCATGGCGACCAATCTGCGCGGCACGCTACTCTGCTGCCGGCAGGCCATCCCACGGATGATCGCCCGCGGCGGTGGCGCGATCGTCAACATGTCGTCGTGCCAGGGGCTCAGCGGTGACACCGCGCAGACGTCCTACGCCGCGTCGAAGGCGGCGATGAACATGCTGTCGGCCTCGCTCGCCACCCAGTACGGTCATGCGCAGATCCGCTGCAACGCGGTTGCGCCGGGTCTCATCATGACCGAGCGTCTCCTCGCCAAGCTGGACGAGTGCATGCAACGGCATCTGCGCCGGCACCAGCTCCTGCCGCGCGTCGGCCGCCCCGAGGACGTGGCCGCGCTGGTGGCGTTCCTGCTCTCCGACGATGCTGCGTTCATCACCGGCCAGGTCGTGTGCATCGACGGCGGCATGCTGGCGCATGTGCCGACGTACGCCGACGGTGGCAACAGCCGCGCCGCGCGGCCTGCTGGCGAGACCGCCGAAGCGGCCGCGTCGCCGCGCTGCTGA
- a CDS encoding cytochrome P450 — MDVQETTAACRDAFAELASPACIHDPYPFMRWLREHDPVHRAASGLFLLSRHADIYWALKATGDAFRGPAPGELARYFPRAATSLSLNLLASTLAMKDPPTHTRLRRLISRDFTMRQIDNLRPSIARIVAARLDGMAPALERGEAVDLHREFALVLPMLVFAELFGMPQDDMFGLAAGIDAILEGLSPHASDPQLAAADAASARVQAYFGDLIQRKRTGPRHDIVSMLVGAHDDDADTLSDAELISMLWGMLLGGFATTAATIDHAVLAMLAYPEQRHWLQGDAVGVKAFVEEVLRCDAPAMFSSIPRIAQRDIELGGVVIPKNADVRVLIAAGNRDPHAFADPDRFDPARFYGTSPGMSTDGKIMLSFGHGIHFCLGAQLARVQLAECLPRIQARFPTLALAEQPTREPSAFLRTFRALPVRLHAQGAEMRVVVDQDLCGTTGQCVLTLPGTFRQREPDGVAEVCGATVPQALHAAVRLAASQCPVAAIRVIESDAGDDGRASADPAPSPAEAERHAAKDQRNPGGHDGTV; from the coding sequence ATGGACGTGCAAGAAACCACGGCAGCATGCCGGGACGCCTTCGCCGAACTGGCGTCGCCAGCGTGCATCCACGACCCGTATCCGTTCATGCGGTGGTTGCGCGAGCACGATCCGGTGCATCGCGCGGCGTCGGGCCTCTTTCTGTTGAGCCGCCACGCCGACATCTACTGGGCGCTCAAGGCCACGGGCGATGCGTTTCGGGGACCGGCGCCGGGCGAACTGGCGCGCTATTTCCCGCGTGCGGCGACCAGCCTGTCGCTCAATCTGCTGGCGTCCACGCTAGCGATGAAGGACCCACCGACGCATACGCGTCTGCGCCGGCTGATCTCGCGCGATTTCACCATGCGCCAGATCGACAACCTGCGGCCGAGCATCGCGCGCATCGTCGCCGCGCGCCTGGACGGCATGGCGCCCGCGCTGGAGCGCGGGGAGGCGGTGGACCTGCATCGGGAATTCGCGCTGGTCTTGCCCATGCTGGTCTTCGCCGAACTGTTCGGCATGCCCCAGGACGACATGTTCGGGCTCGCCGCCGGCATCGACGCCATTCTGGAAGGCCTGAGCCCGCACGCCAGCGATCCCCAGCTCGCCGCGGCGGACGCGGCCAGCGCCAGGGTGCAGGCCTACTTCGGCGACCTCATACAGCGCAAGCGCACCGGTCCCCGCCACGATATCGTGTCGATGCTGGTCGGCGCACACGACGACGATGCCGACACACTGTCGGATGCGGAGTTGATCAGCATGCTGTGGGGCATGCTGCTGGGCGGGTTCGCCACCACTGCTGCGACCATCGACCATGCGGTCCTGGCGATGCTGGCGTATCCCGAACAGCGGCACTGGCTACAGGGAGACGCCGTGGGGGTGAAGGCATTCGTCGAAGAAGTCCTGCGCTGCGACGCGCCCGCCATGTTCAGCTCCATTCCGCGTATCGCCCAGCGCGACATCGAACTGGGCGGCGTGGTGATCCCGAAGAACGCGGACGTGCGCGTGCTGATCGCGGCCGGCAATCGCGACCCGCACGCCTTCGCCGATCCCGACCGCTTCGATCCCGCGCGGTTCTACGGCACCAGTCCGGGCATGTCGACCGACGGGAAGATCATGCTGAGCTTCGGCCACGGCATCCACTTCTGCCTCGGTGCGCAACTGGCCCGGGTGCAGTTGGCCGAGTGCCTGCCGCGGATCCAGGCGCGCTTCCCCACGCTGGCATTGGCCGAGCAGCCGACCCGAGAGCCCTCCGCGTTCCTTAGGACGTTCCGCGCGCTGCCGGTCCGGCTGCATGCGCAGGGGGCTGAGATGCGCGTCGTGGTCGACCAGGATCTGTGCGGAACCACCGGGCAGTGCGTGCTGACGCTGCCGGGCACCTTTCGCCAGCGCGAACCAGACGGCGTGGCCGAAGTGTGTGGGGCGACGGTCCCGCAGGCGCTGCACGCCGCCGTGCGGCTCGCGGCCAGCCAGTGCCCGGTCGCCGCCATTCGGGTCATCGAAAGCGACGCTGGCGATGACGGGCGCGCCAGCGCCGACCCTGCGCCTTCTCCGGCGGAGGCCGAGCGGCATGCTGCGAAAGACCAACGCAATCCAGGAGGACACGATGGGACGGTTTGA
- a CDS encoding cytochrome P450, which translates to MSEQSLPTLPMWRVDHIEPSPEMLALRANGPIHRVRFPSGHEGWWVTGYDEAKAALSDTAFRPAGMPPAAFTPDSVILGSPGWLVSHEGGEHARLRTIVAPAFSNRRVKLLAQQVEAIAAQLFETLAAQPQPADLRRHLSFPLPAMVISALMGVLYEDHAFFAGLSDEVMTHQHESGPRSASRLAWEELRAYIRGKMRDKRQDPGDNLLTDLLAAVDQGKATEEEAIGLAAGMLVAGHESTVAQIEFGLLAMFRHPQQRERLVGDPSLVDKAVEEILRMYPPGAGWDGIMRYPRTDVTIAGVHIPAESKVLVGLPATSFDPRHFDDPEIFDIGRQEKPHLAFSYGPHSCIGAALARLELKAVFGSIFQRFPALRLAVAPEELKLRKEIITGGFEEFPVLW; encoded by the coding sequence ATGTCCGAACAATCCTTGCCGACGCTGCCGATGTGGCGCGTCGATCACATCGAGCCCTCGCCCGAGATGTTGGCGCTACGCGCCAACGGTCCGATCCACCGCGTGCGCTTCCCGTCCGGGCACGAAGGCTGGTGGGTGACAGGCTACGACGAGGCCAAGGCGGCGCTGTCCGACACGGCGTTCCGGCCCGCGGGAATGCCGCCGGCGGCATTCACCCCGGATTCGGTGATTCTCGGTTCGCCGGGGTGGCTGGTCTCGCATGAGGGGGGCGAGCATGCCCGGTTACGCACGATCGTGGCGCCGGCCTTCAGCAACCGCAGGGTGAAGCTGCTCGCGCAGCAGGTCGAGGCGATCGCCGCGCAGTTGTTCGAGACGCTGGCGGCCCAGCCCCAGCCCGCCGACCTGCGGCGCCACCTCTCCTTTCCGCTTCCGGCCATGGTCATCAGCGCGCTGATGGGCGTGCTCTACGAGGATCACGCCTTTTTCGCCGGGCTGTCCGACGAGGTGATGACGCACCAGCATGAAAGCGGCCCGCGCAGCGCGTCGCGCCTGGCCTGGGAAGAACTGCGCGCCTACATTCGCGGCAAGATGCGGGACAAGCGCCAGGATCCAGGCGACAACCTGCTGACGGATTTGCTCGCGGCGGTCGACCAGGGCAAGGCGACCGAGGAAGAGGCGATCGGCCTGGCGGCGGGCATGCTGGTGGCGGGGCACGAGAGCACCGTCGCGCAGATCGAATTCGGCCTGCTGGCCATGTTCCGCCATCCGCAACAGCGCGAACGCCTGGTCGGCGATCCATCCTTGGTGGACAAGGCGGTGGAGGAAATCCTGCGCATGTACCCGCCGGGCGCGGGCTGGGACGGCATCATGCGCTATCCGAGGACCGACGTGACCATCGCGGGCGTGCATATTCCCGCGGAGAGCAAGGTGCTGGTCGGCCTGCCGGCGACGTCGTTCGATCCGCGCCATTTCGACGACCCGGAAATCTTCGACATCGGACGCCAGGAAAAGCCGCACCTCGCGTTCTCCTACGGGCCGCACTCCTGCATCGGCGCGGCGCTGGCCAGGCTGGAACTCAAGGCGGTGTTCGGTTCGATCTTCCAGCGCTTTCCCGCGCTGCGCCTGGCCGTGGCGCCCGAAGAACTGAAGTTGCGCAAGGAGATCATCACTGGCGGGTTCGAGGAGTTCCCGGTGCTCTGGTGA
- a CDS encoding AAA family ATPase produces the protein MALSLIPIPSVPVFEYRTRENEYIPFGNASAGQQATALLKTLLNQVGTPLIIDQPEEDLDNPVMLEIVQQLWKAKQKRQIIFASHNANLVVNGDAELVAWCDYRTSGDQSRDVVAGEGAIDVPNVREAIERIMEGGKAAFNLRREKYGFSSLGGYYKIR, from the coding sequence TTGGCGCTGTCGCTTATTCCGATCCCGAGCGTACCTGTGTTCGAATACAGGACGCGCGAGAACGAATACATCCCGTTTGGCAACGCGTCCGCCGGCCAACAGGCAACCGCGCTGCTAAAGACCCTGCTTAACCAAGTGGGAACACCTCTTATCATCGATCAGCCCGAAGAGGATCTCGACAATCCCGTGATGCTGGAGATCGTACAGCAGCTTTGGAAGGCCAAACAGAAAAGGCAGATCATCTTTGCAAGCCACAACGCCAATCTTGTCGTCAATGGCGACGCTGAACTTGTCGCTTGGTGCGACTACAGGACTTCAGGCGATCAGTCGCGCGACGTCGTTGCCGGCGAAGGCGCAATCGACGTTCCCAACGTGCGGGAAGCCATCGAACGGATCATGGAAGGCGGCAAGGCGGCCTTCAATCTTCGCCGCGAAAAGTATGGCTTCTCTAGCTTAGGGGGCTACTACAAGATTCGGTAG
- a CDS encoding PHP domain-containing protein, with amino-acid sequence MDKGAHFHRCDLQVHTPRDQNWTGGGAVADDQRQSYANQLVQACRLRGLQGIAITDHHDMVFVEYIRCAADEETDERGTPLPKQERLVVFPGMELTLGVPCQALLIFDTDFPADLFSLAMTALAINPSPNGDAKTANVERLQNIHSLKQLKDKLDERTYLRDRYCVTPPPAHARAYPRSAGRSKSAPSANGPRPSNLHWGPYPTMTVPSSPRARTLMPPTRRFSLGATALRRSNPALRVSAPRSRPASFNRHRHPPSQTRLCSKQREPSSKAYWPTPKQRLIR; translated from the coding sequence ATGGACAAGGGAGCGCATTTCCACCGTTGCGATTTGCAAGTGCATACGCCGCGTGACCAAAATTGGACGGGCGGCGGGGCCGTCGCCGACGACCAACGTCAATCGTACGCCAACCAGCTTGTCCAGGCCTGTCGCTTGCGCGGTCTGCAGGGGATTGCGATTACCGATCACCACGACATGGTGTTTGTCGAATACATTCGCTGTGCCGCCGACGAAGAAACCGATGAGCGCGGAACGCCCTTGCCTAAGCAAGAGCGTCTCGTCGTTTTCCCCGGAATGGAGCTGACGCTCGGCGTTCCGTGCCAAGCGCTACTGATCTTCGATACCGACTTTCCGGCTGACCTGTTCTCGTTGGCAATGACGGCTCTTGCGATCAATCCGAGCCCGAACGGTGACGCCAAAACTGCCAACGTCGAGCGGTTGCAAAACATTCATTCGCTGAAGCAGCTCAAAGACAAGCTCGACGAGCGCACCTATCTTCGCGATCGCTATTGCGTCACGCCGCCGCCAGCGCACGCTCGCGCATACCCTCGATCAGCGGGGCGCTCGAAGAGCGCTCCCTCAGCGAACGGGCCGAGGCCATCAAATCTTCACTGGGGGCCTTATCCGACGATGACCGTGCCATCATCGCCAAGGGCAAGAACTTTGATGCCGCCGACCAGGCGGTTCAGTCTTGGCGCGACGGCATTGCGACGGTCAAATCCGGCGCTGAGGGTCTCCGCACCACGGTCGCGTCCAGCCTCGTTCAATCGGCACCGGCACCCGCCGAGCCAGACGCGGCTGTGCTCCAAGCAGCGCGAGCCGAGCAGCAAAGCTTATTGGCCGACGCCCAAACAGCGCTTGATACGCTGA
- a CDS encoding Rieske (2Fe-2S) protein, with amino-acid sequence MGSQEVEVFSVCHADAIERGDAKGFSLSRIDESGESRPFPIVVVRTFGNDYHGYVNRCPHDGVWLNIGSGEFFSSDRAFIRCGRHGATFEIDSGFCIDGPCNGKALEPVALAVVDGDVCLCGVKLVEDNGLPDPFEDGDETMDIMIHPD; translated from the coding sequence ATGGGCAGCCAAGAGGTTGAGGTGTTCAGCGTCTGTCACGCCGATGCAATCGAGCGGGGCGACGCGAAGGGTTTTAGCCTGTCGCGGATCGACGAGAGCGGCGAGAGCCGGCCGTTTCCGATTGTCGTGGTGCGGACCTTCGGAAACGACTACCACGGCTATGTCAACCGCTGCCCGCATGACGGCGTCTGGCTCAACATCGGCTCCGGGGAATTTTTCTCGTCGGACCGCGCCTTTATCAGATGCGGCCGGCACGGTGCGACTTTCGAGATCGACAGCGGGTTTTGCATCGATGGCCCCTGCAATGGAAAAGCCCTTGAGCCGGTCGCGCTCGCCGTGGTCGACGGCGACGTCTGCCTTTGTGGCGTGAAGCTGGTGGAGGACAACGGGTTGCCCGATCCGTTCGAGGACGGCGACGAAACTATGGACATCATGATCCATCCGGATTAA
- a CDS encoding DegT/DnrJ/EryC1/StrS family aminotransferase, protein MALAEDHDDGTEAIEAVSFIPLSDPDITSAELSAVEALLCSPRISNGPITDAFEKAFAAYLGRKYAVAVPSGTIGLLLALKALGIGPGQEVIASPYSFRETVHAISLVGARAEFADVDYWSGALAPAKVEERVTANTRAIIGANPNGHPAPWSELRAIAQRHQLPLLEDSTEAIGSRYKGELVGRFGDIAVFDFAQPLALTCGEGGMVVTDDIDLAVGLRRHRAHRLDERSSVVVSSAAPHQAGMSDLTAALGLAQLRRLDEILERRRLAEQLYNAHMQSFEGIKPPYVAPDATEVNWFLYLVHLGTRFTRSSRDAIVDDLRIEQVEAAAYCQPLHLQRHYFDLGYRHGDFLVTEKIAERALALPFHTHLTDDQIDFIVETMKDASINIGAGAAIY, encoded by the coding sequence ATTGCACTCGCAGAGGATCACGATGATGGCACAGAAGCGATCGAGGCCGTATCCTTCATTCCGCTCTCCGATCCCGATATCACCTCCGCCGAGCTCTCTGCCGTTGAAGCACTGCTATGTTCCCCGCGAATCTCCAATGGGCCGATCACTGACGCCTTCGAGAAAGCCTTCGCCGCCTATCTTGGCCGCAAATATGCCGTTGCCGTCCCCAGCGGCACGATCGGGCTTCTGCTTGCGCTAAAAGCGCTCGGCATCGGACCCGGGCAGGAGGTGATCGCCTCGCCTTATTCGTTTCGCGAGACGGTGCATGCTATCAGCCTCGTGGGCGCACGGGCCGAATTTGCCGACGTCGACTATTGGTCGGGAGCCTTGGCTCCGGCGAAGGTCGAAGAGCGTGTCACGGCCAACACGCGGGCGATTATTGGTGCCAACCCCAATGGCCATCCAGCGCCATGGTCGGAGCTGCGCGCGATCGCGCAGCGCCATCAGCTGCCGCTCCTGGAGGATTCGACCGAAGCGATCGGATCGCGATACAAGGGCGAGCTCGTCGGCCGCTTTGGCGACATCGCCGTGTTCGACTTCGCCCAGCCACTGGCCCTGACCTGCGGCGAAGGCGGCATGGTGGTGACCGACGACATCGACTTGGCCGTTGGCTTGCGTCGCCATCGCGCACATCGGCTGGATGAGCGCTCCTCCGTTGTCGTCAGCAGCGCAGCGCCCCACCAGGCCGGCATGAGCGATCTCACAGCTGCGCTGGGCCTTGCGCAGCTAAGGCGCCTCGACGAAATCCTGGAGCGACGCCGGCTCGCCGAACAGCTCTACAATGCCCATATGCAATCCTTCGAGGGTATCAAGCCGCCCTATGTGGCTCCCGATGCGACCGAGGTGAACTGGTTCCTCTATCTGGTCCATCTCGGGACGCGCTTCACGCGCTCCAGCCGCGATGCCATCGTCGATGACCTGCGCATCGAGCAGGTCGAGGCCGCCGCCTATTGCCAACCGTTGCATTTGCAGCGGCATTATTTCGACCTCGGCTATCGGCATGGCGATTTCCTGGTCACGGAAAAGATCGCCGAACGCGCCCTGGCGCTGCCGTTTCACACCCACCTCACCGATGACCAGATCGACTTCATCGTGGAGACGATGAAGGACGCGTCAATCAACATCGGCGCTGGCGCAGCAATTTATTAG
- a CDS encoding DUF3024 domain-containing protein — MNAAVMRKLATGLIPHPNELDRKRIERALSSRKRYRFVSPNVRPVRGGYLIESPCCSRNIDKDGGLIDVALIHYDMVSGMWKLFRMNHAHGIWEFYSIYLRLTSAIEDLNTDPERLFWQ; from the coding sequence ATGAATGCTGCGGTGATGAGAAAACTAGCCACCGGACTGATCCCTCACCCGAACGAGCTCGATCGCAAGCGGATCGAGCGCGCCTTGAGCTCGCGCAAGCGCTATCGCTTTGTCTCGCCGAATGTGAGGCCGGTGAGGGGTGGCTATCTGATCGAGAGTCCCTGCTGCTCTCGTAATATCGACAAGGACGGCGGCCTGATCGATGTCGCGCTGATCCACTATGACATGGTGAGCGGGATGTGGAAGCTGTTTCGCATGAACCACGCGCACGGGATCTGGGAGTTTTACAGCATTTACCTCCGGTTGACCTCAGCGATCGAGGATTTGAACACGGATCCAGAGCGGCTGTTCTGGCAATGA
- a CDS encoding nitrogen fixation protein NifZ, which translates to MIDPRLPKYQWGQHVKAAIDLINDGSFPDAPSDGLLVGAGGIGEIVQVGRHTEANVPIYLVEFGERLVIGCLEEEIAVL; encoded by the coding sequence ATGATCGACCCGAGGCTGCCGAAGTACCAATGGGGCCAGCACGTCAAGGCGGCGATCGACCTCATTAACGACGGGTCCTTTCCGGATGCACCGTCCGATGGACTCTTGGTGGGCGCCGGAGGGATCGGCGAGATCGTGCAGGTCGGCAGGCATACCGAAGCGAACGTGCCAATCTATCTCGTCGAGTTCGGCGAGCGGCTGGTCATCGGCTGTCTTGAAGAAGAAATTGCAGTGCTTTGA
- a CDS encoding nitrogen fixation protein NifZ: MSNIVRDSEVVELTGPPFFSFGEKVRANRTIRNDGTYAGKEVGEILAKKGEVGYVVSIGTFLQQFYIYGVEFLESGNRVGMKRKELVPAVAREELEDLPLPEEAAS, from the coding sequence ATGAGCAACATCGTTCGCGACAGCGAGGTCGTCGAGCTGACCGGGCCGCCTTTCTTCAGCTTCGGCGAAAAGGTGCGGGCCAACCGCACCATCCGCAATGACGGAACCTATGCCGGCAAGGAAGTTGGCGAGATCCTCGCTAAAAAGGGGGAGGTGGGTTACGTCGTCTCAATCGGCACTTTTCTGCAGCAGTTCTACATCTATGGCGTCGAATTTCTCGAAAGCGGCAACCGCGTCGGGATGAAGCGCAAGGAGCTCGTGCCGGCGGTGGCGCGCGAGGAGCTTGAGGACCTGCCGTTGCCGGAAGAGGCTGCGTCATGA
- a CDS encoding 4Fe4S-binding leucine-rich repeat protein codes for MTDDIDEARDWLGNEVDCGTCTHLGLRASGGCRLMQACVNDRYARRIDRFFNWNPALADAYITHPHVEVRAIAAKHANLFLLPMLLDDAEETVRWNAARRLPKRFVLRLRSDPHREVRMRVATLLEGEALAPMMSDQDYYVRLVVASRIAPALLGRLMNDDEPEVRRVVALRIPYDWLLGMVNDRDPTVRLEIARRLSPVSLSVLRRDPDWRVRYEVASRITAAELAELTEDEDSMVQEVARERVAIRPERPRESGT; via the coding sequence ATGACCGATGACATCGATGAGGCCCGCGACTGGTTAGGCAACGAGGTCGACTGCGGCACCTGCACGCATCTCGGGCTAAGGGCCAGCGGCGGCTGCCGCTTGATGCAAGCCTGCGTCAACGACCGCTATGCCCGCCGCATCGACCGCTTCTTCAACTGGAATCCGGCGCTGGCCGACGCTTACATCACACATCCGCATGTCGAGGTGCGCGCGATCGCGGCCAAACACGCCAACCTGTTCCTGCTGCCGATGCTGCTCGACGATGCTGAGGAAACCGTGCGCTGGAACGCGGCGCGCCGCCTTCCCAAGCGCTTTGTGCTGCGGTTGCGCAGCGACCCGCATCGGGAGGTGAGAATGCGGGTTGCGACCTTGCTGGAAGGCGAGGCGCTGGCGCCGATGATGTCGGATCAGGACTATTACGTCCGCCTGGTGGTGGCGAGCCGGATCGCGCCGGCGCTGCTTGGGCGTCTCATGAACGATGACGAGCCCGAGGTGCGCCGCGTGGTTGCGCTCCGCATTCCCTATGACTGGCTGCTCGGCATGGTCAATGATCGCGATCCGACCGTGCGGCTCGAGATCGCACGGCGGCTGTCTCCGGTTTCGCTCAGCGTGCTGCGCCGCGATCCGGATTGGCGCGTCCGCTATGAGGTGGCAAGCCGCATTACGGCGGCCGAGTTGGCGGAGCTGACCGAGGACGAGGACTCGATGGTGCAGGAAGTCGCCCGCGAGCGCGTGGCCATCCGGCCCGAACGACCGAGAGAGAGTGGGACATGA
- a CDS encoding HesB/IscA family protein: MTFTLAPTAEKLTSFLLRTDGTAGASVRLAVTADGCSGLSANIGVALASRPGQQDVERNGLKLLLNGENQLRLGGLTIDLTDTAARTGLIFPEAGVLLQQHRKVCPLEEESCR, from the coding sequence ATGACCTTCACCCTGGCGCCCACCGCTGAAAAACTCACGAGTTTCCTGCTGCGCACCGATGGCACCGCTGGCGCCAGCGTCCGTCTCGCCGTCACGGCAGATGGTTGCTCGGGATTGTCCGCCAATATAGGTGTTGCGCTGGCATCTCGGCCCGGACAGCAAGACGTCGAGCGCAACGGCCTGAAGTTGCTTCTCAATGGCGAGAACCAGCTAAGGCTAGGGGGTCTCACGATCGATTTGACCGACACCGCTGCGCGGACCGGGCTGATCTTCCCAGAAGCAGGTGTGCTGCTCCAGCAACACCGCAAAGTCTGCCCATTAGAAGAGGAAAGCTGCCGATGA
- a CDS encoding 4Fe-4S binding protein, translated as MPFKIIASQCTSCSACEQECPNVAISEKGGTFVIDPKKCTECIGHFEEPQCVAVCPVDNTCVIDTSLPRY; from the coding sequence ATGCCGTTCAAGATCATTGCCTCGCAATGCACGAGCTGCTCGGCTTGCGAGCAGGAATGTCCGAATGTCGCAATCTCGGAGAAAGGCGGGACGTTCGTCATCGACCCGAAGAAATGCACCGAGTGCATCGGCCATTTCGAAGAGCCGCAATGCGTCGCGGTGTGCCCGGTCGATAACACATGCGTCATCGACACCTCATTGCCGCGCTACTAG
- the nifB gene encoding nitrogenase cofactor biosynthesis protein NifB, translating into MQVIAEHKGCGTSGGSGKASCGSQAGQGELPTEIWEKVKNHPCYSEEAHHHYARMHVAVAPACNVQCNYCNRKYDCANESRPGVVSEKLTPEQAAKKVVAVASTIPQMTVLGIAGPGDPLANPKKTFKTFELVAKAAPDIKLCLSTNGLMLPDYVDTIARFKIDHVTITINMVDPEIGAKIYPWIFYNHKRYTGLEAAKILNDRQLQGLEMLTERGILCKINSVMIPGINDQHLLEVNKAVKSRGAFLHNIMPLISAPEHGTLFGLSGQRGPTARELKALQDVCEGEMNMMRHCRQCRADAVGLLGEDRSAEFTTEKVMTMDVKYDLEMRKAYQAKVEVERVAKVAAEQEELAELASEMSGVKLLVAVATKGSGLINEHFGHAKEFQVYELSTTGAKFVGHRRVDHYCRGGYGEEESLATIIRAIDDCHAVFVAKIGGCPKSNLLKAGIEPVDQYAHEFIEKSAIAWFKSYLERVQSGEIQHVKRGEAAIRQGALISAA; encoded by the coding sequence ATGCAGGTGATCGCCGAGCACAAGGGCTGCGGCACGTCCGGCGGCAGCGGCAAGGCGAGCTGCGGCTCGCAAGCTGGCCAGGGTGAGCTGCCAACCGAGATCTGGGAGAAGGTCAAGAACCATCCCTGCTACAGCGAAGAAGCGCATCATCACTACGCCCGCATGCATGTTGCGGTCGCGCCCGCCTGCAACGTCCAATGCAATTACTGCAATCGCAAATATGATTGCGCCAATGAATCGCGCCCGGGCGTGGTGAGCGAAAAACTAACGCCGGAGCAGGCAGCGAAAAAGGTGGTGGCGGTCGCCTCCACCATCCCACAGATGACCGTGCTCGGCATCGCGGGGCCCGGCGATCCCCTGGCCAATCCGAAAAAGACGTTCAAGACCTTCGAGCTGGTGGCCAAGGCCGCTCCCGACATCAAGCTGTGCCTGTCGACCAACGGCCTCATGCTGCCCGACTATGTCGACACGATCGCCCGCTTCAAGATCGACCATGTCACCATCACCATCAACATGGTCGACCCCGAAATCGGCGCCAAAATCTATCCGTGGATTTTCTACAACCACAAGCGCTACACCGGCCTCGAAGCCGCAAAGATTCTCAACGACCGCCAGCTGCAAGGCCTCGAGATGCTTACCGAGCGGGGCATCCTCTGCAAAATCAATTCGGTGATGATCCCGGGCATTAACGACCAGCATCTGCTCGAGGTCAACAAGGCGGTCAAATCGCGCGGCGCGTTCCTACACAACATCATGCCACTGATCTCCGCGCCCGAGCACGGCACCCTATTCGGTCTCAGCGGCCAGCGGGGTCCGACCGCGCGGGAATTGAAGGCACTGCAGGATGTCTGCGAAGGCGAGATGAACATGATGCGGCACTGCCGGCAGTGCCGCGCCGACGCCGTCGGCCTGCTCGGCGAGGACCGCAGCGCGGAGTTCACTACCGAGAAGGTTATGACCATGGACGTCAAATATGACCTGGAGATGCGCAAGGCCTATCAGGCCAAGGTCGAGGTGGAGCGCGTCGCCAAGGTTGCTGCCGAGCAGGAAGAGCTCGCCGAGCTCGCCAGCGAAATGAGCGGAGTCAAGCTCTTGGTTGCGGTGGCGACGAAGGGCTCGGGCCTGATCAACGAGCATTTTGGACATGCCAAGGAGTTCCAAGTGTACGAACTCTCCACTACGGGCGCCAAATTCGTCGGCCATCGCCGCGTCGATCACTATTGCCGGGGCGGTTATGGCGAGGAGGAGAGCCTTGCCACCATCATCCGCGCCATCGACGACTGCCATGCGGTGTTCGTGGCCAAGATCGGCGGCTGTCCGAAGAGCAATCTGTTGAAGGCCGGGATCGAGCCAGTCGACCAATACGCCCATGAGTTCATCGAAAAATCAGCGATCGCCTGGTTCAAGTCCTATCTCGAGAGGGTGCAAAGCGGCGAGATCCAGCATGTCAAGAGGGGCGAGGCGGCGATCCGGCAGGGCGCGCTGATTTCGGCTGCTTGA